The genome window GTTTTTCCTGTTTATGCGTCTTTACTAACTTTACAATGGTTAAAAAAAATAGGCGGTATTGAGGCTATCGAAAAAATAAACGATGCTAAAGCCGCTTTACTTTATAATGAAATTGATAGAAATCCATTATTTAGAGGAACTGCTGCTGTTGAAGACCGTTCTAATATGAATGCTACCTTTTTATTGAATGATGAATCCCATGCTGCTAAATTTGACGAAATGTGCAAAGCTGCTGGAATAAATGGATTGCCAGGACATCGTTCTGTTGGGGGCTATAGAGCTTCTATGTACAATGCGCTTCCCCTGGAAAGTGTACAGGTTCTTGTTGATGTAATGAAAGATTTGGAAAGTAAAGTTTAATCGGTTAATCGTTTAGTTGTTTAATCGAAATAATCAAACATTTTAATTCAATTCTCAAAATAATAATTTATGTTAACCATCATCTAAACGATTAAACGGTTGACCAAATAAACACTAAATGAAGATATTAGCAAACGACGGAATTTCTAAAAGCGGTATTGATGCTTTAGAAAAATCTGGATTTGAAGTTATTACTACAAAAGTGGCACAAGAACAAGTTGCTAATTTTATAAACAAAAATGACATTGGAGTCCTATTAGTACGCAGTGCTACTAAGGTTCGGAAAGATATTATTGATGCCTGTCCGAGTTTGAAAATTATTGGACGCGGCGGTGTCGGAATGGACAATATTGATGTTGAATATGCCAAAAGCAAAGGAATTCATGTCATAAATACTCCGGCATCTTCGTCAGAATCTGTAGCTGAACTGGTTTTTGCACATTTATTTACAGGCGTACGATTCCTGCATGATTCGAACAGAAACATGCCTCTTGAAGGTGACACCCAATTTGAACAGCTGAAAAAAGCCTATGCCAATGGTATTGAGCTTAGAGGTAAAACCCTTGGGATAATTGGCTTGGGACGTATTGGTAAAGCGGTTGCAAGAATGGCTGTAAGCTTTGGCATGAAAGTTATCTACAGCGATATGGATGTTCCTCATAAGGACTTAAAAATCCATTTTTTTGACGGACAGACCATCAGCATATCACTTACCTCCCAATCTCTTGAATCGTTATTTAAAGAGTCTGATTTTATCACTTTGCACGTTCCTGCTCAAGACGGGTATGTGATTGGTGAGAAAGATTTTAAATTGATGAAAGACGGCGTTGGAATTATTAACTGTGCCCGCGGCGGTGCTATCGACGAAGTTGCTTTGATAGAAGCTTTGGACAGCGATAAAGTATTGTTTGCAGGACTGGATGTTTATGAAAATGAACCTAATCCAGAAATTACAATTTTAATGAATCCAAAAATTTCATTGACGCCGCATATTGGTGCTGCAACTGCAGAAGCTCAAGACAGAATAGGCATTGAACTGGCACATCAGATTATTCATTTATTAAACTAAACATTTAATTTAAAACCACATAGCGGTAAATTATTAACTCTCAATTAATAATTTACCGCTCCTTTTTTGATTATATTTGATATGAATCTTTAATCAAAAAATGATGTTTGAACAATTAACTCAGTTAGTACAGCAGTTTGGCCAGGATGCAGTTGTTAAAAACAGTGCAGTTCCTAATGAACATAATGAAGCTGTAATGGAAGAAGCCGGAAATTCTATCTTTTCGAGTTTACAACAAATGGCTTCCGAAGGAGGTGCCGAGAAACTTGCCGGATTACTCCAAGGAAATAATGCACAGGACTCTTCGAATCCAGCAGTTCAGCAGATTACCCAACAGCTTACAGGAAGCTTGGGAGAAAAATTTGGCTTAAGCAGCAGTGATGCGGCAGGGGTTGCCGGCAGTATGATTCCAAAAATACTTGGAGGACTAGTAGGTAAGGCCAATGATCCTAATGACAGTTTTCAGCTGACGGATTTAATCGGAGCTATTTCTGGAGGCGGTGCGCAAACCTCTGGAATAATGGATGCCATTTCAAAATACGGAACTCAATTTGGATTAGACCAAAATGCCGACGGAAAACTGGATTTAAATGATGCTGTTGCAGCAACACAAAGTAAAGGCGGTATTGGCGGACTTTTAGGAAAGTTATTTGGAAAATAAGGTTTATGCTATCCTAAAACTTATTATAAAAAACAGCTGTAAAACCTTAAACACATTTTTATAACACTTAAAAAATAGGTTATGAAAAATTCTATCTGCATATTACTTTTACTCAGTATAATAATTGCGTGCAGTACTTCCAAATCTAATGTTTCCACGGCAGAGAAACCAAAAGCCGCAAGCAGTAATGACACTATAAAAATAGTTAATGAAGAATTAGAATATGAAGTCATTATCATAGAACCTGGTTTTGATTTCTGGCTGCAGTCAACAGCATATCCCAGAGGTTATTATTCTCAAGGCTATATGGAAAACAAAAACAATTTTTATATTTTGGAATGGAACAGCCGCGTGCGCCAGCCGCAAATCTATCCGCCTAATTTATATGAAATGACCATTGATTATGATCCGACAATCAATTACGGATATGAAGTAAACTATCTTATTTACAATTATATGATTTATTTCCAAAACAAATACAACCAGAGACTTTATGGACGAGTTCCTCCCAGATAGAGTAAGCGGTTCTAAAATTTATTATAAAAAAACAGTTTTGTTTAAATTACCGAAGTTTTAAAATCACTTCAGCGATATTCCTATTTTAGCCACAAAAAATGATATTGTTTTTCGCGTGTAATACTGTTTTAAATACCAAAACCTGCTATATTTGTAAAAAGGAATTAAATTAATAATGAAAGGATTAAAACAGCGCTGGGGGCTCACATCCAATTGGCAATTGGCAATAATATTTGTGGTTTTTGCAATTACAGGATCAGCATCTGCGTGGCTTTCTAAACCTTTTTGTGTATGGCTGGGAATTGCCAAAGAAGATTTAGGCCATTGGTACACTCCTCTACGGCTATTACTGATTTTCCCTATTTATCAGGTTTTATTAGTTGCAATAGGTTTTGTTTTTGGACAATTTAAATTCTTTTGGGCTTTTGAAAAAAAAATGCTCAGAAGTATGGGGCTGGGATTTATTTTTAAGTAATAAAAAATCAGTCTTTAAGCTTTATCACCGCCACTTTTAATCCAATACACATATATCCAGGTTAATGTAAAGGATGGAATCACATCGGTAAACGGAATTATTTCTTCCAGAAAAGTTAAAACACCAGCCATTTTACCTACCCGGCCCTGATACATTCTTGTCATTAAAAAACCCGCCAATGGTGCCCAGACTATATCAATGTATTCAGCAAGCCCTGGAATTCCATATGAAACCATTCCGACAGCATCAAAAAGCAGTCCCAATAACAGTTTGTTTGTTTTCTGTTTTTCAAAAGCTGCTACTGTTTTTAAATTATTCATTTGCGTAAAATTGATTCAGATATAAAATTACAAAATCCAATTCGTATTACATAAACCTTGAAATTTGTATTTTTTAACTATTTCTGGATTAAATGCTTAATCAAGTACAAAGAAAAATATGTTAAAAACAGAAACATTATTGTCTCCTTCTGTCCATGCATGCAGAAAACAATATACGCTAATAAAATACATAATATTGAAAAACAGAATTATCATCAGCCCTTGTAAAAACTAATTGCTTGAAGAAAACCAAATGCAAAAACAGAGTTTGCGGCTAACCACCAAACTAATTAAAGCATCTTTAGTGCATTAGCTCAGTTACATAAAACCTCGAAAGCAAAATGCTTTCGAGGTTTTTTATTCTTCAAATTACAGTATTTTTTATCAAACTTTTTGTTTTAACATTTTTAATCTATAATTGTAGCACAATATGAAGAAATCAATGTTTCTTTTTGCTCACTGTTTTTTGAAACATAAATACCAAGTACCTTATTCAAATAAACAGTATTGGCACTTGTTATTTTTACATTCTCTTCTGGATAAGCAATATCTTTCCATTCTGCAAAACCAAAAGAGCCATTTTTATTTCGCTTTACTGTAACAAATGAGGCTCCTTCTTGAGTGCCTTGCATCCAATCGCTAGGCATATTATAACCATCATTAGTTTTATTTAGAGTAATACCTTCAAAATGAACATTTACTGTAGGTGTACTTTCGTTGTGATAGCTGAAGAATTGTAAATTACTGAATTTTCTTGTCAGGTAATCATAATCAACCAGAAAGGCTTGTGATACTGTATCTCCAATTTTACGGGCTGAATTACCTCCCGCCATAGTGTAACTATTACCTCCATTATGCCAAATGCCATACAATGTAGGAGCCTTTAAATCATCAACAATAAAGTCGATACATTCTTGTGTTTTGACATCATAAATAAAAGCATTAACATTAATTGTATTTTCATCTGCTGCATCAGATTGATAATTACCAACAGCCAGCCTTCCCATAACACTGTGCATAAAAACATTTTTGTTATTCCCATTATTAGGTGTCACAGTTCTCCATGTACCGCTGCCATCTATCGGACCATTATAATAAAAACCAAGATTATTTTTTGGACTTGAACTTTTAATATAAGCCCCCACAATTTCTACAGTACCATTTTCTCCATTGTTGGGTCCATAACAGGAAGTATTAAAAACAATATCATCATCATCTTCTTCGAGTTTGTATTGCAGCAGATGCCAGTTTTCAAGCTTGTCTGCATCTTCCAGTCTGCCTTTATAAATAAATCCCTGCCAGATGTTTTTAACTTCTGTCTGAACTTCCTGAGGCAAATCAATACCAACCAGTCCACCAGAAATATAGACTTCATGCTGTGATCCGGATACGGCTCTGATGCCTTCAATTATAGTGTGTCTTGATGTTATACCTAATGAGGGATAGTTAAAAGGGATATAATTAACCTCTTGTACTGTTATATTACTTTTTGTATGTGACATAATGTTTGTGTTTTAGAAAAGAATATTTATTCTGCTATACTATTTATTTGTTATTCATTGTTTAGGATGAAGGAGTGTTTACTCTTA of Flavobacterium marginilacus contains these proteins:
- a CDS encoding D-2-hydroxyacid dehydrogenase, coding for MKILANDGISKSGIDALEKSGFEVITTKVAQEQVANFINKNDIGVLLVRSATKVRKDIIDACPSLKIIGRGGVGMDNIDVEYAKSKGIHVINTPASSSESVAELVFAHLFTGVRFLHDSNRNMPLEGDTQFEQLKKAYANGIELRGKTLGIIGLGRIGKAVARMAVSFGMKVIYSDMDVPHKDLKIHFFDGQTISISLTSQSLESLFKESDFITLHVPAQDGYVIGEKDFKLMKDGVGIINCARGGAIDEVALIEALDSDKVLFAGLDVYENEPNPEITILMNPKISLTPHIGAATAEAQDRIGIELAHQIIHLLN
- a CDS encoding DUF937 domain-containing protein, yielding MMFEQLTQLVQQFGQDAVVKNSAVPNEHNEAVMEEAGNSIFSSLQQMASEGGAEKLAGLLQGNNAQDSSNPAVQQITQQLTGSLGEKFGLSSSDAAGVAGSMIPKILGGLVGKANDPNDSFQLTDLIGAISGGGAQTSGIMDAISKYGTQFGLDQNADGKLDLNDAVAATQSKGGIGGLLGKLFGK
- a CDS encoding DUF6146 family protein — translated: MKNSICILLLLSIIIACSTSKSNVSTAEKPKAASSNDTIKIVNEELEYEVIIIEPGFDFWLQSTAYPRGYYSQGYMENKNNFYILEWNSRVRQPQIYPPNLYEMTIDYDPTINYGYEVNYLIYNYMIYFQNKYNQRLYGRVPPR
- a CDS encoding DUF6787 family protein — protein: MKGLKQRWGLTSNWQLAIIFVVFAITGSASAWLSKPFCVWLGIAKEDLGHWYTPLRLLLIFPIYQVLLVAIGFVFGQFKFFWAFEKKMLRSMGLGFIFK